Part of the Corticium candelabrum chromosome 15, ooCorCand1.1, whole genome shotgun sequence genome, AACTGTCGAAAACATCTCTTCCATGATGCAGCCGCTTGAGGAAGCCATTCGTGATTATTTCATTTCTGCCATAACTGGCCAGCAACATTGTAGCCAAGACGTGAGAGATTTGTTGGCTCTACCTTGTCGACTTGGAGGTTTAAACTTGACTAATCCAACTCACACGTCCGATGTTGAGTTCAAGTCTTCCTGTCGTATCACAGCACCATTAGCAGCTctcataatacaacaagaacagtgcTACAATGTGGCTGTCGAAGCTGTTCAGAAAGAAAAATCtgccacaaaatttgaaaaacggGCTTCTCAGAAACAAGCTTTAGTAGAAATAGAAGCTAATTGCCCAGCATCTATGAAACGATGCGTTGAACTTGCCTCTGCAAAGGgtgcatcaaattggctatcCGTTTTACCGGTTGAagaacatggttttcattTGAGCAAAGGAGATTTTCGTGATGCTTTATGCATGCGCTATGGTTGGATGTTACCAAATCTACCTTCAAAATGTGTCTGTGGATCTGCTTTCAACGTTGACCATGCAATGGTACGTTCTAAAGGTGGCTTTTCAACGCTAAGGCACAATGAAATTAGGGATATAACTGCCAATCTTTTGACTGAAGTGTGTCATGATGTAGCGATAGAACCGATGTTACAACCTCTGACTGGAGAAAAGTTTTAGAAGAAAACAGCGAACATGTCTGACGAGGCTAGACTTGATCTTTCAGCGAGAGGAGTCTGGACAAAAGGA contains:
- the LOC134190770 gene encoding uncharacterized protein LOC134190770, whose amino-acid sequence is MRAIFEDDATDCVLLVDASNAFNALNRRVALHNARILCPIIATALINTYRVDILMYVIGGETIQSTEGTTQGDPLAMSMYAIGISPLITKVMGTCKQVWFADDATGAGSIKNVRKWWDAITEHGPEFGYFANANKTWLIVKKNKQEQARDIFGDTSVQITTSGKRHLGAALGSSFFVEEYVSRKVDKWVMQVKRLSEIALTQPHVAYSAFTYGLACQWSYISRTVENISSMMQPLEEAIRDYFISAITGQQHCSQDVRDLLALPCRLGGLNLTNPTHTSDVEFKSSCRITAPLAALIIQQEQCYNVAVEAVQKEKSATKFEKRASQKQALVEIEANCPASMKRCVELASAKGASNWLSVLPVEEHGFHLSKGDFRDALCMRYGWMLPNLPSKCVCGSAFNVDHAMVRSKGGFSTLRHNEIRDITANLLTEVCHDVAIEPMLQPLTGEKF